In Acipenser ruthenus chromosome 16, fAciRut3.2 maternal haplotype, whole genome shotgun sequence, the following proteins share a genomic window:
- the LOC131697658 gene encoding uncharacterized protein LOC131697658, with amino-acid sequence MSAQAITEDEEGNVIHRKTVPIKGVNVQHNVFSDLKTPNLKREFTKIHKNTSKRPSTTISSCRIDGIGALRMIDTIDREGDAFADSTYATAGTYASVPENKPGKRIPKAGAFAEAGVGRAKAEFSMFEAEAKGPNAAAGAEVSVLGASAIARAELASASASAGPVGVKVGLGFDTGASVGVNGIEVKFLGTGFSIGQKTSVSVLGSEVSCSVM; translated from the coding sequence ATGAAGAAGGCAATGTGATCCACAGAAAAACAGTTCCAATTAAAGGTGTTAATGTCCAACATAATGTCTTCAGTGACCTAAAGACCCCAAACCTGAAAAGGGAATTCACCAAAATCCATAAAAATACATCAAAAAGGCCAAGCACTACCATCAGTTCATGTCGTATAGATGGTATTGGAGCCTTAAGAATGATTGACACAATCGACAGAGAGGGAGATGCCTTTGCAGATTCTACATACGCTACAGCTGGGACTTACGCATCTGTGCCTGAAAATAAACCTGGCAAGAGGATTCCTAAAGCTGGAGCTTTTGCAGAAGCTGGAGTTGGACGTGCCAAGGCAGAATTCAGTATGTTTGAAGCAGAAGCCAAGGGCCCCAATGCAGCAGCAGGTGCTGAAGTCAGTGTTTTGGGAGCTTCTGCAATAGCCAGAGCTGAGCTGGCAAGTGCCTCTGCATCAGCAGGTCCTGTAGGTGTGAAGGTTGGGCTGGGATTTGACACAGGGGCTTCTGTAGGAGTGAATGGAATTGAGGTAAAGTTCTTGGGAACCGGGTTCTCGATTGGTCAAAAAACGAGTGTAAGTGTGCTTGGAAGTGAAGTGTCTTGCTCAGTCATGTAA